Part of the Virgibacillus necropolis genome, GGAGTGGTACTGGCCTAATTGGTTTAGAATTATCGGACCTGATGGATTCTGTTTTGTTGGTGGATTCATCAAAACAAATGTTGGATGTTGCAAAAGAAAAAATTTCTCGCAAAGGAATTAAAAATACCACAGTGACTTATGCAGATTTTACCGAAGAAACAACTAAACTTAAGGCAGACATAGTTTTAATGTCACTAGTTCTTCTTCATATTCCGGATACTAAAAAAATTCTACAAGAATTATTTAATGTTTTAAACAATGGTGGAAAACTAATTATTATTGATTTTGACAAAAACGATAAAGTAAATCATCCAAAGGTTCATAATGGTTTTTCGCATGAAAGCCTTAAAAAAATATTATCCGAAGTTGGATTTAAATCCATCAAAATTAAGACATTCTATCGCGGAAATCGTATTTTTGTGAACCAAGATGCCTCAATGTTTATTGCCAGTAGTATAAAGTGATTTCTTAAACAACCGGGTGCTTATCTGGGAACATTGCCATTTAAAAAAACTTTTTTGGATTAATCTGTACAAGAAGTAGGTGAAGTAGTTAATGCATGGTTTTTAACTAGGGAGATTGGAGAACAGGTATAGGCATAAAATTATAGATAAGGGTTGGTAAAGACCCTTTAGTTTATGTTTATGAAAACAAATATTGGGAAAGTTATCTTATATAAACAAAAATTAAAATGGAGGTTTTTTTATGGCTCACGAACAGTATCAACAACTTATTCATACTTTGCATGAGTGCATGTCCCATTGTAATCACTGTTACGATGCATGTTTGAAAGAAGACGATATTAAAATGATGGCTGGGTGCATTCGATTGGATAGAGAATGTGCTGATATTTGTGCTTATTTGGAACAAGCAATCACTAGAGGAACACCATTTGTTGCTGAATTAGCAGCTGCATGTGCTACCATTTGCGAAGCATGCGGAAATGAATGCAAAAAACATGACCATGATCACTGTCAAAAATGTGCAGAAGCTTGCTTTAATTGTGCGGAGGCCTGTAAGAGTATCGCTTAGTCTTTTTGATAGGATTGGGGCGGTTATTAATTGAATAAATTCTACAATAAAGTACAGAGAAGATATGTTTTTTCTGTACTTTTTACGTTTTAATTAAAAAACTGTAAGAATGATAATTTTTAGACTATATATCTGGTAGAATATAGGTGGTTATTTTTTTATTTTGGAGGAATTCAATGTTAGATAGGAGAATTAGATGAAACCAATAAAAGATAAGAAATTTATTGTTGATAACAAAACAGGCTACACTTCGGAAATAGGAAGATTGGTATCCATGATGGATTATACGCGGATGACTACGCTAGAAGCAGTTAACGGTTTAACAGCAGAGGAGCTTGATTACCGGATAGATGGCAAGGGAAATTCAATAGGTTGTCTATTGCATCACATTGCGTGTGTTGATGAAGTCTATCAGATTATCACATTTGAGGAGCGGAATCCGACCGAGGAAGAACTACAAAAACTTGAAGTAGGGCTGAATCTTGGTGAAAAGGCTCATCAGGAAATATATGGTAATGAATTAGACTTCTATAAAGAACGGTTAAACCAAGCCCGGGAACACACATTGGAACGATTCAAGAAAAAAGAAGACTGCTGGTTAGATGAAGTATCCCCCTTTGGTCCTAAACATTTAGCCAACAACTACTTCCGCTGGTTCCATGTATTTGAAGACGAACTGAATCACCGCGGGCAAATACGGCTAATTCGTCAGCATATGGAAAAAACTTTATGAACAGTTTGGATTCAGATATACCTACCCTAATTCACATGGTATGTGTAGAATGTATTAACTTGAGGAAGTAAAACAGTTGCTGTGGATTCCTAGAATAGCCAACAGTAGTTCAACTATTTGGATTTCTATTTATTTAGATGGTAATCTTAAAATATTATGGAAAGGAGTGATTAGCTATGAGTAAATCAATCCCAGAGATTACACTTAATGATGGCGTTACTTTGCCAGTTATCGGTTTTGGTACATATAAACTTAATGGGAACGAAGGTGTCAATGCTATCAATAGTGCAATTGATACAGGATATAGACTAATTGATACTGCTTATAATTATGAAAACGAAGGAACTGTAGGTGAAGCCATCCGGCGCAGTTCTATTCCAAGAGAAGAATTGAAAATTACATCTAAATTACCAGGTCGTTATCAAGCATACGATAAAGCTGTCACCACCATTCAAGAATCCTTATATCGAGCAAATCTGGATTATTATGATTTATATCTTATTCATTGGCCTAATCCTAACCAAGATAACTATGTAGAAGCTTGGCAAGCATTAATTGACGCTAAAAAATGGGGTTTGATTCGTTCTATTGGTGTTTGTAATTTCTTACCTGAACACATGAAGCGTCTAGAAAAGGAAACTGGTACGAAGCCAAGCATAAACCAAATAGAATTACACCCGTTTTTCAACCAGAATGAACAAAGAATATGGCACGAAGAGAACAATGTTAAGACAGAATCTTGGAGCCCATTAGCTCGAGCAAGTGCCGTTTTACAAAATGAAACGATTGGAAAGATTGCCGATTATCATAACAAGACGATTTCACAAGTTATTTTGCGTTGGCACTATCAGCTAGGGGCAATCCCAATCCCTAAATCTTCAACTCCTGAACGACAACTCGAAAACATATCAATTTTTGACTTTTCTCTTAATGAAACAGAAATGAGCAGGATTGCAGAATTAACTCGTCCAGATGGTAGAATTAACGATCTAGATCCTGCTAATTATGAAGAATTTTAAAAATGAAAGATAAAACATATCGGCGCACCACTTGCATGATGAGTGAATGCGCCTTTTTTGCTTTATCAATTAGGCTCAATAATACCTATTGGGTTTGAAAACCATTCTGTTCTTTAGGTAGTGACGCTTAAGGAATAAGACGTAATAAAGTAATTGGATATTTGTGTTAAAATATAGAAGGGAGTAACGCAATTGATAAGAATAAGTTCTCCCGATAATAGACACATTATATAGAGTGCTGAACTAGTTTAAATAAGATATACCAAATACATAAAATAATTGTAATTTGTTCGATGCAAGTTAGTTATTTAATCAAACTTCAAGTTGCTGAACAAATCAACTGAAAGGACCATAATATGTCATTGTTATTCAACAGAAAACAGGGATATCTACTTACAGG contains:
- a CDS encoding class I SAM-dependent methyltransferase gives rise to the protein MENNVFEQMAKKYDTEERIELAKVIVKEVRPELRDSKSKSLIDYGSGTGLIGLELSDLMDSVLLVDSSKQMLDVAKEKISRKGIKNTTVTYADFTEETTKLKADIVLMSLVLLHIPDTKKILQELFNVLNNGGKLIIIDFDKNDKVNHPKVHNGFSHESLKKILSEVGFKSIKIKTFYRGNRIFVNQDASMFIASSIK
- a CDS encoding four-helix bundle copper-binding protein; its protein translation is MAHEQYQQLIHTLHECMSHCNHCYDACLKEDDIKMMAGCIRLDRECADICAYLEQAITRGTPFVAELAAACATICEACGNECKKHDHDHCQKCAEACFNCAEACKSIA
- a CDS encoding DinB family protein gives rise to the protein MKPIKDKKFIVDNKTGYTSEIGRLVSMMDYTRMTTLEAVNGLTAEELDYRIDGKGNSIGCLLHHIACVDEVYQIITFEERNPTEEELQKLEVGLNLGEKAHQEIYGNELDFYKERLNQAREHTLERFKKKEDCWLDEVSPFGPKHLANNYFRWFHVFEDELNHRGQIRLIRQHMEKTL
- a CDS encoding aldo/keto reductase is translated as MSKSIPEITLNDGVTLPVIGFGTYKLNGNEGVNAINSAIDTGYRLIDTAYNYENEGTVGEAIRRSSIPREELKITSKLPGRYQAYDKAVTTIQESLYRANLDYYDLYLIHWPNPNQDNYVEAWQALIDAKKWGLIRSIGVCNFLPEHMKRLEKETGTKPSINQIELHPFFNQNEQRIWHEENNVKTESWSPLARASAVLQNETIGKIADYHNKTISQVILRWHYQLGAIPIPKSSTPERQLENISIFDFSLNETEMSRIAELTRPDGRINDLDPANYEEF